In the genome of Nitrospinota bacterium, the window GCAAACCGCAGCATGGGGGCTTGGAGCCTTACTTTCGATCACAGGCGGCAGACTTTCCGAAAAGGAGATGAGCACGCTTAGAAACCTTCCATCATGGGTTTATTACGGCGTCAATTCCGACAAAGCCATCGCCCTTCGCTTGCTCGGTATACCCAGAACGGCGGCGGTGCGACTTGCGGGAAGCATGGGGGACTTTCTTGGCGGACCGATCACTAATGTAAGAAGCCGTCTACGTGAGATGGACGAAGCAGCGTGGCGAAAGGCGCTCGGTGAGAGCGAGGGAGGAATCTATCGAGAAGTATGGCGCGTGCTGGAAGGGTTAGAGTAGGTCGGGGACGAAAGCATGGGATCACTGAACGAAAATACACTCGAACTGGCCACCGTGGATTACTTCCGCACGCTCGGCTATCAGTACGCCCACGGTCCGGAGATTGCCCCCGATGGCGCGTCCCCTGAGCGGGAGAACTACGCCCAAGTCGTGCTCCTCGGGCGGCTGCGGAACACGCTTGGACGGATAAATCCGGGCGTGCCGACGAAGAAGCCGTTCGCAAGGTTATCCGCCCCGATATCCCGTCGCTCATAGTCAAAATCGCACCTTATATATCTTGCTTTTCTTCAAATTAATTAACCAAAAGGGTACCCCCGTAGCGTATTGAGGGGTGAAAGGTTAATTAATATTGCCCGAAAGGCCGTTTCAGGACGGTATTCAGGCAACAATCTATGGAGGAAAAGATGAATCGAGTATTTGGGCTGGATATTGGTTTCGGAGACGTGAAGGCCGTTTTCGAAAACGGCGAAAAGATAAGTATGCCTACGGCTGTGGTCCATGCGAAAGCGGGGACGGTCGAACTTGGAGAGTACGCCGGTAGCAACGAAGAGTGCCTCTACCAGGGGAAGAGTTTCCTTGTAGGCAAAGGTGCTCTGGAAAAATCTCTCTCTACGCGTAGTTTCGATTTCCTGAAAAAATACGCCCCTCTCCTTGCCTACAAAGTCATGAAGGATGCAATGTCTGGCAAGCAATCGGCAGATACTCAAAACGCTTCGCGCAAGGAGCGGTCCAAAAAAGCCAAAGGTTCCGTGAAGGAAACCGATAACGGTATCCCAGATAGCCTTGCTATCGGGCTTCCACTCGCATATTACACCCAGCAGAACCGGGACTTCTTCGTATCCGCTCTCAGGAGATTTGAGGTCAACGGAGAATCTTTCCGGTTCGACGATATAGAAGTTTTCCCGCAAGGGGTAGGGATACTTCTCGATTATCGCCTTAACGACGAAGGGCATGAGAAACCCGGCACGGACGTGGATGGGTTGGTAGTCGATATAGGGTTCAACACGGTAGATGTTGTGGCGTTCAGCGGCGGATCTGCGATCAAGGGGGAGTCAGCCATGTTTGAACGTGCGGGCGTATCGAGGATTGCACAGGATCTCATGCAGAAGATCCAGTCG includes:
- a CDS encoding ParM/StbA family protein, with amino-acid sequence MNRVFGLDIGFGDVKAVFENGEKISMPTAVVHAKAGTVELGEYAGSNEECLYQGKSFLVGKGALEKSLSTRSFDFLKKYAPLLAYKVMKDAMSGKQSADTQNASRKERSKKAKGSVKETDNGIPDSLAIGLPLAYYTQQNRDFFVSALRRFEVNGESFRFDDIEVFPQGVGILLDYRLNDEGHEKPGTDVDGLVVDIGFNTVDVVAFSGGSAIKGESAMFERAGVSRIAQDLMQKIQSDTGLNLSEQEAKQVLLEGKIKVYGAEKDFSVSIEEIVEDYLEGILNTLTSRWEDRLQRSSVLLIGGGGAHYMKAFLPERYRNIVHIPDDPEFSNARGFRKAFMAKKFK
- a CDS encoding type I restriction endonuclease, which gives rise to MGSLNENTLELATVDYFRTLGYQYAHGPEIAPDGASPERENYAQVVLLGRLRNTLGRINPGVPTKKPFARLSAPISRRS